The genomic stretch GTTAATGACtacgaatttaaaaatgataaaagaagtaataattaaaagcattgttataattttattagttgcGTAATCAGGGTGAAATCATTAGAAggtatttcaaataattataatactgtttaaatttaaaaaattagggaagaaactaaaataactttctatatatatattcctTTGAGGTATAACTTTAATTCTCAATTATCATTGAAGTGTTTTATGAGTGACGGATTACCAAAGTGACCTTTcaacattttataaataaatttcaattagcTTTGTGCTGGGTCAGACGAGGTGATTGTCGCTTAATCCGTTTCTTTAACACAATATCACACCTTTACACAAATCACACGTCAGAATTGTCAACTCCACTTAAACACGTCTAGCACAATTACACGTCTGTTTccacaatttttttcacatgataaaaaaaaaataaacacgtCAGTTTCCACACTTTGCACACAAAAGTATTTcacaaatttttcttcacaagATTTTGACATAaagtcaagaaaaaaaaactgagaAACAAAAGAATTTAGGAATAAGAAAAAACTGAGAACATAAAGGCAATTACCATTTAGCATCCATGGGGCAACTGAGGAGTTGAGACGCTGTGGAAGAAATCGGAGCTTATCAAAATGAGATAAGCCATGCAGTTGCAACTAAGTAGTAAGCGaatgaaatttagcatagGGAATacggaatataaaaatataaatgcaaAAATGACagtaactcctaaaatatcaatttttcagaaatttataagaatcCGAAATTGCAGCTTAGGAAATTTCctatgaataatatttttataccaTAAGCCTATCTCCAATATTTAAGGAGATATAGAAACTTAGGAAGTATTATTAACATATCGAAAATGTAAAATCATGACATAGGAGCTATAAAATTGGCTATAAgtcctaaaatattaattttttcaaaaaataataggaattcgaaattgtagcttagaaaattttctatcaaaaatatatttatcatgtaggtcgatttttaatattttgagaaATATAGTCACTTGAACAATATTTGCATGGTGAATTTTGACAAATCACTTCctattcattataaaaatagctatcacaaaaaaaaatcattatattTATGGAGAATTTCAATTATGGCAACAAATCAAgtcattaaattaacaaaaataaataaatcgactatgaatttttttaaatacggatgaattatttgaataaacgGAGCATGCGCAGTAGCCACTTGACAAGGCATAGAAATACACCCACACGCCAGCTGACACGACAGGAActtcaataacaattaatattgcAAATCTCTATTttagcatttttttttcttctctgtCTCTCTCTGTTTTCCTTTTGGAAACTtcattttgttgaaaattaacattagtaTGGATATAATTGTAACTTTATAAAAGAAAGTATCGCTATTCAAAAGTTTAAACAGGAATGCGCGACACTGGCTGCGCACTCGTTCGAGACaaacatatatagatatacacatAAGTACTAAGTATGATTTCTAAGCGTTAAGAAACGTACGAtgggtatatatatatatatatactgtttataatattcatatatacacatatatacatatatatatatatatatatatatatatatatatatatatatatactttttataatattcatatatacacatatatacatatatatatatatatatatatatatatatatatatatatatatatatatatatatatatatatatatactttttataatatgcatatatacacatatatacatatatatatatatatatatatatatatatatatatatatatatatatatatatatatatatatatatataatatataaaattctcgtgtcacagttttcgttgccattgatgaaatttttgaaattgaacattgaaaattgatgaaattttttgcgcttatccggtatctatgagaatcggccaacatctatttttcatctccctaaatgttaggggtagtccacccctaaatttttttttttatttattagacaaaatttttaatttctatttttttatgatacaacatacaaaaatacatacaatcctcaattttcacccttctacgatcaacccttattttttaatagccattttagtaatttaatcatttttcctctccggtcgaaaactgatcaatcgttatttaattagttatcccccgccagatgtctacaggtgtcacttctgacccagtaaacagcacggagtagggatgagaacgaagccggtctcctttctttctcactccctacacagttgtcggccatcattattgtttatgcatcaagtgtagtagtaacgttgacaattattattttgctatctcagtgtaactctcatattaacttttaatcattcctattttatcaataataattaaattatcgattttgagtgtattttgcacgatcagttaatcaagtgattttttaacttcaaaagtactcaacacgtgacacgagcttccaataacaacggattttgtgttgtaagtatacttttttttatttatatcgaaaatgttgttgatcttataaaaatataattttaatttaattttattaaaaaaatgtaattgaacaattaagatttccatagtttccaaaaaatcaatcattatgaatctttattttgaaatgtcaatggaaatattggttgtatgaaaaaattataagagacaatgttttcataaaatttaattttttgcttttgtttgaaaaatttttccataaaacttatatttttgttataatttcataaattaaaactaatcatttcaaaactgCGGCAAAAATCTTGGccctaattatacttttaacatttttcatcattaaataatttcattaattctatttatgtatgttttgtacagtgagcaatgccaagaaaacgcaaaggggctgatttgagccgcagtacaagtaaagctcgaaacttgcgaaatagcagatccgaaagaacagaagaacaaatccagcaacaaaatactgatgcacgtgtcagaatggcgcaattgcatcaagaagagccagaagatacacgagctgaacgcaatgaagtcagaagattagaacaacgacaatcacgccgtttcacagtcaatagacgaagaacaaatgaccaacaacgacaacaggtacatcgagcatttatatctgattcattcctgcgtctagcattccagtatgagcccgatattgaatattatgctcattcaaaagtgGTAATTGGTGCTATGGACAAGGAATGTCCGCATTGTCATGctctgaaattcaaaaatgagccAGCTGGGATGCGTTGCGCGTCAGGAAAAGTGCAACTACCTGTAATTAAAATACCACCTGAACCATTGAACGGCTTACTTATCGGCACGGATCCAGATTCTAACGTGTTACTGAAGTCAATTCGAAGAGTCAATTCATGCTTTTAAATGACATCGttcggagcaacagaaatagttcGAAATACTAATGCAAATGGTCAACAATTCAATTCTACATTCAAAATCAGaggccaagtttatcataaaatgggCTCACTGCTGCCAATGCCAAACGAACCACATAAATTCTTACAAATCTACTTTATGGGCGGCGAGGATTCCGGAAGCGCACTTACCAATCGCATGAATGCACGTTGTGATTATAATAACATTGATTCACTTTATGCCAGGCGCATCGTCAGCGAGCTAGATGCTCTTTTGAACGAGCACAACgagttgttgaaaatattcaaatcacaTATGCACCAATTACAAAGCGATAATCACGCTATCGTCATTAATCCTGATAAAACACCAGCTGGAGAGCATATTCGTAGATTCAATGCACCCGTTGTTGATGATGTTGCTGGAATCATGGTTGGCGATTGTACAGCTGCACGAGAAATTGTGATTcgtagaagaaataataatcttcagttCATTGCTGACACACATCGTTCATATGACGCTCTCCAATATTCGCTAATATTCTGGAAGGGACAAGACGGATATTGCATAAACATAAAACAACGAGATCCCGTATCAGGTACttcattgattattaatttgatcattaatcatttaacaaaacaattaaattattgaacgtaataaatttaaattaatttttatgaacgaATATTACAGGAGCTGAAACAAACAAAAACGTTCGCTCAAAGGATTATTATGCGTACCGATTAATGATTAGACGTGGCCTGGACAACGTCATTTTACGATGTCGTGAGCTTTGTCAACAATTCATGGTCGACATGTACGCGAAGATTGAGAGCGAACGACTACGATACTTACGATATAATCAACAAAAGCTGCGCGCGGAAGAGTACATTCATTTGCGAGACGCTATCAACAACAACGCCGACGTCGCCGAAATTGGTAACCATGTCATTTTACCATCATCGTACGTAGGCAGTCCACGTCATACGCAAGAATATATACAGGATGCTCTGACTTTCGTGCGCGAATATGGACGAccatgtttatttatcacgttCACATGTAATCCAAAATGGCCAGAGATTACATCTTTGCTACTGCCTGGCCAAAATGCAATACATCGCCATGACATTACAGCACGTGTGTTCAGACAAAAGTTGAAGTCTTTAATAAGTTTCATTACTAAATCACATGTATTTGGTCCCAGACGTTGCTGGATGTATTCGGTTGAGTGGCAAAGGCAAGGATTACCTCATGCACACATTTTTGTTTGGTTCATCGACAAAATCCGTCCTGAAGAAATCGATAGTATCATTTCTGCGGAAATTCCAGATCCATCCACTGACCAACTgctgtttgatattgttacaACAAACATGATTCATGGTCCATGTGGTACTCTTAATAGTTCATCGCCTTGCATGGCTGATGGAAaatgtactaaaaatttccctaAAGATTTTACCAATGATACGGTCACAAATGTCGACGGATACCCAATATATCGTCGAAGAAATCCTGAAAATGGCggacaatcatttattaaaaatatcatcaacacAGACATTGATATTGACAATCGTTGGGTGGTGCCATATTCGCCTCTGCTGAGCAAGACATATAATgctcatattaatgttgagtTCTGCAGTTCTGTGAAGAGCATCAAATACATTTGCAAGTGTGTCCATAAAGGCAGTGATATGGCTGTGTTTAGAGTGGAAAATACCAATGTGAATTCTCCTCcagtaaataaaaacgatTAAATAACGCTCTACCAAATAGGTCGGTACATCAGCTCCAATGAAGCTGTTCGGCGTATCTTTGGTTTTCAGATTCATGAACGGGATCCAGCAGTTGTTCAGTTAGCCGTTCATCTTGAAAATGGTCAGCGTGTATTTTTCACGAACGAGACAGCGATTGATCGTGCAATAAATCCACCTAAAACTACACTCACtgcattttttgaattgtgtaaTCGTGCGGATGATTTTGGTGCCTTTGCACGAACATTACACTATTCACAAGTACCACGCTATTTCACATGGACTCAAACAAAAACATGGATGCCCCGCAAGCAAGGCTCACCAGTTGCTGCAtgtctcaatttatttaaatcaaacgcCTTGGGGCGATTATTTACAGTCAATCCAAGACACACGGAGTGCTTTTATCTTCGACTGTTGTTggttaatgttactggcccaTTATCATTTCAAGATATACCTAAAGTGAATGGGCAACAATATCCATCGTATAAAGATGCATGCCTTGCACTCGGCTTGCTGGAAGACGACAACCAGTGGGAATGCATGCTTGCTGAAGCTGCATTGAACTGTACAGCAATACAAATTCGTCTACTATTCGCTATAGTGTTGACTACATGTTTCCCAGCCCGAGCACAGATATTATGGAAAAATCACAAAGATTCAATGACTGATGATATATTGCATCAACATCGTATACGGTGCCACAATCTAACCATAACATTCAGCGACGAAATGTACAATGAAGCATTGATTGCTATTGAGGATCTTTGCATTGTCATTGTCAACTTACCACTTAGTAATTTCGGTATGAATTCGCCAAATCGAACTGCATCTGATTTAATGAATACTGAAATGAATCGTGAACTGCAGTACAGTACTGTAGAAATGGCAGCGATTGTTGCCCGCAATGTCTCACTAATGAATGAGGAATAAAGAACCATTTATGATCGCATTATGCTTGCAGTTTCAGCTGGACAAGGTGGGTTATTCTTTTTGGATGCATCGGGTGGAACTGGCAAAACATTCGTTATTTCGCTAATTCTTGCTGAAATACGATCAAATAATGGCATCGCATTGGCCGTTGCATCATCGGGCATTGCAGCATCTTTATTGGATGGAGGTAGAACAGCTCAttcagtatttaagctgcCACTCAATATTCAGAATAACCCTGACGCAGTATGCAACATTAAGAAACAATCGTCCATGGCCACTGTGCTGAAAcggtgtaaaattattatttgggatgaatgtactatggcacacaaacattcacttgaggcgttgaacaggacattgaaatatattaaaaacagtGACAAACTCTTTGGCGGAACTCTGTTGGTCCTTTCAGGTGATTTCAGACAAACACTTCGTCATTCCACGTTCAACATACGCTGATGAGATCAACGCTTGCTTAAAATCATCTCCATTGTggcgtaatgttgaaaaattacagctaaaaataaatatgcgcgttcaaatgcttcaagatccatccgctgaaacattttcaaaacaattcTTAGATATCGGTGATGGAAAAGTTGCTATAGATGAAACTGGATACGTAAAATTATCGACCGATTTCTGCACAATCGCTGATActctcattgaacaaatatttcccgatgtaCACACACAGTACATAAATCATGAGtggcttgcagaaagagcGATTTTAGCGGCAAAAAATGTAGACGTTGACaatttaaatctgaagatacaaATGTTGTTGCCAGAGAacttggtatcatataaatctattgatacagtttgcgaCGACAGTGAAGCAGTAAATTTTCCCacagagtttttgaactcactggatttgccaggcatgccaccgcataatttacaattaaaggttggatctccaattatcttgcttcgtaatttgaacccgcCCCGGCTGTGCAACGGTACGCGATtagtcattcaaaaattaataaaaaacgtgATCGAAGCCAggattttaaatggcaagtcCAGAGGTGAAAATATACTCATACCACGGATTCCTATTATACCtacagatgtgccaattcaattcaaacgtattcagtttccgattagattggcatttgcaatgactatcaacaaatcccaaggtcaaacgatgtctgtttgtggattagatttgagaacaccatgtctttcacacggacaattatacgtggcatgctctcgagtgggtaaaccatccagtttgtttgtattagctaaagatggactaacaaaaaatattgttcacgctatagcattatgagattgatattgtttaatagtgttactgtcgtaattgtttaattaatgatatataattttaaggaatcaattataataacttaaaaataatgtttgccttttgttatttttatattccctcatcgttcacagcgctccatgcttatttcacgcatataccacattcttacatacatacaatatacacattctaacatacatacatacttataataagtaagctattttttgtctacactagaaattactaggaaattatttatatggcaaaacaacgtttgccgggtcagctagtatatatatatatacatatatatatatatatatatatataatatatatatatatatatatatatatatatatatatatatatatatatatatatatatatatatatatatatatatatatgtatatatatatgaatatacaCTTACCTCACTTAATTCAGTTAAGATAAAacactaattaataataagaaattaccttattcgaaactaaaataaaaatttttatataatttaagaaattagaGAAGTCAGGTGAGGAGAATTTTATGAGGGAaaattttatggaaaattaTTCCCactaatcaaaaaaataacgatACACACTGGAACTTTAAATTCACTACATATATATTCACTTGTTTtacacaaattttaattttaaccaattaaaaaaaaaacaaattactcCTCACTTGAGCTCACCAAGTCTGAGAGACTACAACACAGCTCATCAATCAAAAAAGTGTCCTGAGAGTAATGGTAAGGGTCATTGAAGTGCTATGCAGGTGCTCCACGGGAGAGATAATCGTGGATCCGTTGGGAACGAGCCGTATTGTACTTGGTAATCATGCCTTCAAGAACGATGGGCATGGGAAGTCCTGAGATGCGCCGAAACTCCACCAAGAGAGCAATCCCTTTCTTAGGCCTCGGGCTGTCCTCAATTAGCATTTTCAGAATGTTACAcattcttaaaatttcctgaaaataataaacaaattttaggGAGGACTCAGAATTAGCTAtgataatttgtttaaatcaaaacaaaaaatatataatcttataataACTTACCCCGTCAGTTCTATTGGAGACTTGTAAGTATCGAAGGAAATGAGAGGTCGAGATATAATTGGACAtgttgtatgaaaaaaaatttttttttccccccTTTTCTTTGaagatttctttaattattaaactgtCACTGCTAGAGATGTGATCAGTCGGAGTGGATGAGTATTCTAATTAAGTAGACGCAAGTGGGACCACCGGGTCCAGCATAGATAACGTACTTAGAAAAGCACTGCCAGCACGTCTGGAGAAGCGATACAGATGAGAAAAGAATAACTCTATCCTTGTGTTCTCATATTTCATGGGGAATAAATCTACGGTGGGATAAGTACTCAGTCGTTGGAAAAACGATGAGGATATAATATATTCTATATTATTCTATTCTtttctatattatattaagataataataataattggtagattaaaatgctttttttttcataactaataattttaagaatagttAATTAAGTAGTTCGCAATTGTCGTTTCACGCCCAATGATAATGTTTACCAAGTAAAATATAGATGAAAGGAAATCCTGtcgatcaaaaaaaaaaaaaaatacagataaaaagttataaattaatgccataaaatttttgcagAATGAGTAAAGCGATAAAAAGATTATTACTAGTGATGCTGCTGATCATCCAGATAACACAGGCATTAATAGGATATGACTGTGGAGGAATTTCAATGAACGTGACAACGATGTCAGCGGTCGCAATAGAAGAGTGCAACATCCCTCTCAGGAACCCGAGAGAAGAAGCTGTAACTTTACAATTGCTGCAACTAGCGGAATTCAAAAATACGGAAGTGCGGGAGTGTAGAGTAGAAGTGAATCGAGTGATAACGTATTGTGGATATTGGTATCACACTTTCGCGGTAACGAATGGAAGACAAGAGTACATCTATGAGCTTGATTATAgacaatgtaaaaaattacaagaagATGAAAGCTTAAGGATGGGCGATTCAGAATTTATAGAAGGAGTAAAAAGGAATAGTACTGATTTTTGGACTATAATGCTAGCAGGAAAAACAACAGTGGATGGAAAATGCACGAGAGTTTCATACAGCGATCCATTTGGCACATAGGACGGAGTTATCGTGGAGGCGAccgtaaaaattacaatcaagAACTATTATGCGACTATTGAACGAGccagtaacaaaataattttaggaaGCGGATCAAGATGCGACTGGGCAGAAGGAGAGTGTATCGACCAATCAGGGAATTATGTGTTTTGGGAAGTCATCAGGGATGAAGCCAACCATCTCACACTATATGAGGATCCGGGATTGATTCTATCGGGTGAACCAGAAATTTATACTCTAAACACAGAGGAGACGACCTTCGCCCTGTCACAGAAAATGGAAAAAGAAGTTTGTGGttacaaattaattcaaaCAGAACACCCGAAACTATTAATCAGGATATTAAAACCAGGAGAATACGGAGCGAGAACGCGACCAATCGCAACGCACGATTTAGATATCTTCACAtacataaattcaaaatttatatacgtaGAAAAACATATCAAAcgtcaaatgaaagctctgtACAGAGACATATTGCTACACAAATGTGAAGTAGAAAAGCAGGTAATTTCCAATGCACTTATGTTCTCAGGACTTAAACCAGAAGAATTTGCTTACGCCATAATAAAGGGCCCTGGATATTACGCGAGTCTCGCCggagaaataatatatttaacaaaatgtGTAGCAGTAGAAATGACATTAAGAAAAACAGGAGTGTTATCAGAACTACCAGTAAAATATAAGAATGAGAGTTGGTTCCCAACCCCGAAGTCGAGGATGCTGATCAAAGGAGGAACGATGGTGGATTGTAACTAGCTGTTGGCAGTAGGGTACGAAATAGACGGAGCATGGATTGTAATGAAACCCGACTTCGAATATATAGTCAGACCACAAACATTGAGCCCATTAACGACACCAACTTGGAGTTACGAAGACCTAAAGCATCTGGCAACGAGTTGAATATACACGGAAAAGGATCTTGAAAAACTAAGGAACAGAATAATGCTACCAGTGGAAACACCTGCAACGGTAAATACCATAGTAAGAGGAGCCACCGGGAGGACAATTTCAGGAAATTCGGTAATATCCATGGCAAAGTTCATCGACGAGGCAGACATCGAAAATTTCGCGAAAAAACAATGGGATAAATTTTGGGGAGGATTCTTGATATTTGGCACAACCAGTGCCGGAGTAATCGGAGTAATCATGGTgttaaaattcttgaaaataataatcgacACGGCAGTTCACGGATACACGTTACACAGGGCCTACGGTTGGAGTCTATATCTACTAGGAGCAATATTATCGTCCATAACTCACTTACTGTTGCATCTAGCCAAGGAGCCACTGAGAAAcagtaatgaagaaaaaatggGACGACAAAAACGAAATCTGGGAAAAACCGAGGGAGAAGACTCGcaattctaagaaaaaaaaaattaggaaaacggttgaccctgaaggccatctctgcaacttcccgctaatttcatacttaggcgcttaaaattgcaccaatgatgtttttgagctcttcgagctcaaaaatacaatttatgggttattttgagctctccgagctcaaagagattgctttcctatgcttttgagctcgaagagctcttttgaatgaataaaccgattttcacgcggttagaagcattcgacgcaatttttcaagcctcacaaagaatctcaaattttgaattgatcgcgctaggaatttcgaagttattccaaaaaaacacttttttcggttttctttcgttcacgatatctctcgaacgaatcaaccgattttgaccggactggtggcgatcgacgtggttttttgaggttaagagctgattagtttttgaaattgaaccATTGAGcggtttgaaagttattccaaaaaaaccacatttgaaaaaaaattttttttcagttttttgaagatttctcaaaatctattgatctgaattagtccaaatagttttcaaaatctaagtttggtcaagccctttcgaatggcaccaaccacgatgaaatcggtcaagccgttcaaaagttataagcggttcacatactttcacacacacacacacacacacacacacacacacacacacacacacacacacacacacacacacacacactcacacacacacatacacacacacatacatacatacagacaccgtgacaacctcgcggggatattcagggaagcttcctgtgaccttcaaacgtcgagatctgatgaaaactcgatttttgcaaaacggggtgaaaacaataacttcccgatttttgaaaatcttcgattttgttagcgggaagttaaaaa from Cotesia glomerata isolate CgM1 unplaced genomic scaffold, MPM_Cglom_v2.3 scaffold_11, whole genome shotgun sequence encodes the following:
- the LOC123273568 gene encoding uncharacterized protein LOC123273568, with amino-acid sequence MGSLLPMPNEPHKFLQIYFMGGEDSGSALTNRMNARCDYNNIDSLYARRIVSELDALLNEHNELLKIFKSHMHQLQSDNHAIVINPDKTPAGEHIRRFNAPVVDDVAGIMVGDCTAAREIVIRRRNNNLQFIADTHRSYDALQYSLIFWKGQDGYCINIKQRDPVSGAETNKNVRSKDYYAYRLMIRRGLDNVILRCRELCQQFMVDMYAKIESERLRYLRYNQQKLRAEEYIHLRDAINNNADVAEIGNHVILPSSYVGSPRHTQEYIQDALTFVREYGRPCLFITFTCNPKWPEITSLLLPGQNAIHRHDITARVFRQKLKSLISFITKSHVFGPRRCWMYSVEWQRQGLPHAHIFVWFIDKIRPEEIDSIISAEIPDPSTDQLLFDIVTTNMIHGPCGTLNSSSPCMADGKCTKNFPKDFTNDTVTNVDGYPIYRRRNPENGGQSFIKNIINTDIDIDNRWVVPYSPLLSKTYNAHINVEFCSSVKSIKYICKCVHKGSRYISSNEAVRRIFGFQIHERDPAVVQLAVHLENGQRVFFTNETAIDRAINPPKTTLTAFFELCNRADDFGAFARTLHYSQVPRYFTWTQTKTWMPRKQGSPVAACLNLFKSNALGRLFTVNPRHTECFYLRLLLVNVTGPLSFQDIPKVNGQQYPSYKDACLALGLLEDDNQWECMLAEAALNCTAIQIRLLFAIVLTTCFPARAQILWKNHKDSMTDDILHQHRIRCHNLTITFSDEMYNEALIAIEDLCIVIVNLPLSNFGMNSPNRTASDLMNTEMNRELQYISAGQGGLFFLDASGGTGKTFVISLILAEIRSNNGIALAVASSGIAASLLDGGRTAHSVISDKHFVIPRSTYADEINACLKSSPLWRNVEKLQLKINMRVQMLQDPSAETFSKQFLDIGDGKVAIDETGYVKLSTDFCTIADTLIEQIFPDVHTQYINHEWLAERAILAAKNVDVDNLNLKIQMLLPENLVSYKSIDTVCDDSEAVNFPTEFLNSLDLPGMPPHNLQLKVGSPIILLRNLNPPRLCNGTRLVIQKLIKNVIEARILNGKSRGENILIPRIPIIPTDVPIQFKRIQFPIRLAFAMTINKSQ